The following coding sequences are from one Desulfosporosinus orientis DSM 765 window:
- a CDS encoding ABC transporter ATP-binding protein, which translates to MENYIIEMLNITKEFPGIIANDNITLRLRKGEIHALLGENGAGKSTLMSILFGLYQPEKGEIRKNGKVVKINNPNDANDIGIGMVHQHFKLIDIFTVLENIILGVEPNKMGFLQKKEAQKRVIKLSKQYGLEVNPDALIEKISVGMQQRVEILKMLYRENDILIFDEPTAVLTPQEIDELMEIMRGFAREGKSILFITHKLNEIMAVADRCTVLRKGKFIGDVTIKDTTKEELSKMMVGREVSFKVDKKTKELGNIVLSVKDIIVSSKLHRNNAVKNVSFDVRAGEIVCLAGIDGNGQTEFVSALTGLEKISSGSITLCGRNITKETIRKRSMSGMSHIPEDRHKYGLILDYTLEENLVLQQYWQPEFQHLGFIRSDAVRSYAEKLIKQYDVRSGQGPITPVRSMSGGNQQKAILAREIDKEHELLIAVQPTRGLDIGAIEYIHKQLVARRDAGKAVLLVSLELEEVMNLSDRILVMYEGEIVGELDAKTTTVHELGLYMSGAKRSTAKENENAG; encoded by the coding sequence ATGGAAAATTACATTATTGAAATGCTCAATATAACTAAAGAATTTCCGGGCATTATAGCCAATGATAATATCACCCTACGTTTAAGAAAGGGTGAAATTCATGCCCTTTTAGGGGAAAACGGTGCCGGCAAATCGACACTAATGAGTATTCTTTTTGGCTTATACCAACCCGAAAAGGGCGAAATCAGAAAGAATGGCAAAGTTGTAAAAATTAATAATCCTAATGACGCTAATGATATAGGCATTGGCATGGTACACCAACACTTTAAGCTTATCGATATTTTTACGGTTCTTGAAAATATTATTTTAGGCGTTGAACCAAATAAGATGGGTTTTTTACAAAAGAAGGAAGCTCAAAAAAGGGTTATTAAACTTAGTAAACAGTACGGACTCGAGGTAAACCCGGATGCACTCATTGAAAAGATTTCAGTTGGAATGCAGCAACGTGTAGAGATTTTGAAAATGCTGTATCGTGAAAATGATATTCTGATTTTTGATGAACCAACCGCAGTTTTAACCCCGCAGGAAATCGATGAGCTTATGGAAATAATGCGGGGATTTGCAAGAGAAGGTAAATCAATTTTATTTATTACCCATAAATTAAATGAGATTATGGCTGTTGCCGATCGTTGTACAGTACTGCGCAAGGGCAAATTTATTGGTGACGTTACAATAAAAGATACTACTAAGGAAGAACTGTCAAAAATGATGGTCGGTCGAGAAGTAAGCTTCAAGGTAGATAAAAAAACTAAGGAACTTGGCAATATTGTTCTTTCTGTAAAAGATATTATAGTTTCCTCCAAGCTTCATAGAAACAATGCTGTGAAAAATGTTAGTTTCGATGTCCGGGCAGGGGAAATTGTTTGTCTTGCCGGCATCGATGGAAATGGCCAAACCGAGTTTGTTTCGGCGCTTACAGGCCTTGAAAAAATAAGCAGCGGAAGTATCACTCTTTGCGGCAGGAATATTACAAAAGAGACTATCCGTAAGCGTTCAATGTCGGGCATGAGCCATATTCCGGAGGATCGTCATAAGTATGGCCTCATACTTGATTATACATTGGAAGAAAATCTGGTCCTGCAGCAATACTGGCAGCCTGAGTTTCAGCATTTAGGATTTATTAGAAGCGATGCAGTTCGCTCATATGCGGAAAAGTTGATAAAGCAATATGATGTTCGCAGTGGGCAAGGGCCGATTACTCCCGTGCGAAGCATGTCGGGGGGAAACCAGCAAAAAGCAATTCTTGCTCGGGAAATTGACAAAGAACATGAGCTGCTAATTGCAGTACAACCTACTCGTGGTCTGGATATTGGCGCTATCGAATACATTCACAAACAACTTGTCGCAAGACGTGATGCCGGTAAGGCTGTTCTGCTGGTATCTCTCGAGCTGGAGGAGGTTATGAATTTAAGCGATCGTATTCTTGTAATGTATGAAGGCGAAATAGTTGGTGAGCTGGACGCAAAGACGACCACTGTTCATGAACTTGGCCTTTATATGTCAGGCGCCAAACGCAGTACTGCAAAGGAGAATGAGAATGCAGGATGA
- a CDS encoding ABC transporter permease, protein MQDDTVSTSKTLFSKNLSSKSFSAFTAALLAILLGLIFGFMIMTIASPANSFSGFQMLLIGGFKRIGDVFYYATPILMTGLAVGFAFKMGLFNIGASGQYTMGMFFALYVGFMWKPPDSVHWFVCVLAGMAGGMLWGLIPGVFKALLNVNEVITSIMFNYIGMYLVDMLIQGNSTMYISSKTRTAYLPASAQLPALGITNSSVNLSIIIAIILAIILSVVLNKTTFGYELKATGFNKHASTYAGMNGKRNIILTMVIAGAMAGLGGAFAILAPSTIAGSSMTYEPINVIAANGFNGIAVALLGNSSPIGIIFSALFVSHIQRGGTLASLYGYKPEIIDVVIAVIIYFSAFAMLMNATLANLVKKLFKKHPPKILPADLKEEV, encoded by the coding sequence ATGCAGGATGATACAGTTTCTACCTCAAAAACATTATTTAGTAAAAATTTATCAAGCAAAAGTTTTTCGGCATTTACCGCAGCGCTTCTTGCTATATTGCTGGGCCTTATTTTTGGATTTATGATTATGACTATTGCCAGTCCTGCTAACTCTTTTTCAGGCTTTCAGATGTTGCTAATTGGTGGTTTCAAGCGTATTGGTGATGTATTTTATTATGCAACTCCCATCTTGATGACAGGCTTGGCTGTAGGGTTTGCCTTTAAAATGGGGTTATTCAACATTGGAGCTTCGGGGCAATATACAATGGGAATGTTCTTTGCCTTATATGTAGGGTTTATGTGGAAACCCCCAGATAGTGTCCATTGGTTTGTCTGTGTTTTAGCCGGTATGGCCGGCGGTATGCTTTGGGGGCTAATTCCTGGTGTATTTAAAGCATTGCTGAATGTTAATGAAGTTATTACCTCAATTATGTTCAACTATATCGGGATGTATCTGGTCGATATGCTAATTCAGGGAAACTCAACAATGTATATTTCCTCGAAAACCAGAACCGCTTACCTTCCTGCGTCAGCACAATTGCCGGCTCTTGGTATCACTAATTCCAGCGTTAATCTTTCTATTATCATTGCCATTATCTTGGCCATAATTTTATCAGTTGTTTTAAACAAAACCACCTTTGGCTATGAACTTAAAGCAACGGGTTTCAACAAGCATGCCAGCACCTACGCAGGTATGAATGGAAAGCGAAATATTATCCTCACCATGGTCATTGCGGGAGCTATGGCAGGACTTGGCGGAGCATTTGCTATTTTAGCACCTTCGACCATTGCTGGCAGCAGTATGACCTATGAGCCCATAAACGTCATTGCTGCAAACGGTTTTAATGGTATAGCCGTAGCACTCTTAGGCAACTCCAGCCCTATCGGAATAATCTTTTCTGCCCTTTTTGTATCACACATTCAACGCGGCGGCACTCTGGCAAGCCTCTACGGTTATAAGCCGGAAATTATTGATGTCGTGATTGCGGTAATAATTTATTTTTCAGCATTTGCCATGTTAATGAATGCCACTCTCGCTAACCTTGTTAAAAAGCTTTTCAAAAAACACCCCCCAAAAATACTGCCTGCTGATCTAAAGGAGGAGGTGTAA
- a CDS encoding ABC transporter permease translates to MDTFYYLIQNTLPVAIPLLLVALGGMFSERSGVINIALEGIMLFGAFFGCLFVYFVQSTPIDAQVILLLGMLVAAAAGFLYSLLLSLAAVTMKADQTITGTALNMLIPAAILLFSKMFFNSDGITTNKNFYIKEVPSLSQVPILGKLFFQNTYISVYIGILLLILSSIVFYKTKFGLRLRACGEHPQAADSVGINVYFMRYAGVSLSGILGGIGGFFYAVGVMNGNTNGHTGVAGFGFLALAVMIFGQWKPFKILLAALFFAFLRTVAYSVALIPFLDALNINQTYYKMLPYIATMVVLAFTSKKSRSPKAEGIPYDKGLR, encoded by the coding sequence ATGGATACATTTTATTATCTGATTCAGAATACGCTTCCTGTTGCCATCCCACTGCTTTTAGTGGCCCTGGGTGGTATGTTTAGTGAACGCAGCGGTGTCATCAATATTGCCCTTGAAGGTATCATGCTGTTCGGTGCATTTTTCGGCTGCCTGTTTGTTTACTTTGTGCAGAGTACCCCCATCGATGCACAGGTAATATTGCTTCTGGGTATGCTCGTTGCAGCGGCTGCAGGATTCTTATATTCGTTGTTATTATCCCTCGCAGCTGTAACTATGAAAGCAGACCAAACGATCACTGGTACTGCACTGAATATGTTAATTCCAGCGGCAATTCTTTTGTTCTCGAAAATGTTTTTTAATAGCGACGGTATTACGACAAACAAGAACTTTTACATTAAAGAAGTACCCTCACTAAGCCAAGTGCCAATACTCGGTAAACTTTTTTTCCAAAACACGTATATTAGCGTGTACATTGGCATTTTGTTGCTTATCCTATCGTCTATTGTCTTTTATAAAACGAAGTTTGGTCTCCGCCTACGCGCCTGCGGCGAACATCCCCAGGCAGCCGACTCCGTCGGAATAAATGTCTACTTCATGCGCTATGCAGGTGTGAGCCTTTCCGGTATCCTTGGAGGTATTGGCGGATTTTTCTATGCAGTTGGTGTTATGAACGGGAACACTAACGGACATACAGGGGTTGCAGGATTTGGCTTCCTTGCTCTTGCTGTTATGATTTTCGGACAATGGAAGCCCTTTAAGATTTTACTCGCCGCATTATTCTTCGCATTCCTGCGTACAGTGGCCTATTCCGTTGCCCTAATCCCCTTCTTAGATGCCTTGAACATCAATCAAACCTATTACAAAATGCTGCCCTATATTGCAACCATGGTTGTTCTAGCGTTTACATCTAAAAAATCAAGGTCCCCTAAAGCAGAGGGTATACCCTATGATAAGGGACTAAGGTAA
- a CDS encoding DUF1657 domain-containing protein translates to MTVGTQMQQAIATVQNAAATMKTFSLETQDQQAKKTFEELAQTFDSALNVLKGREKYIQNQEPQYKQ, encoded by the coding sequence ATGACTGTCGGAACCCAAATGCAACAAGCTATTGCAACAGTTCAAAACGCTGCTGCCACTATGAAGACATTTTCTTTGGAAACTCAGGATCAGCAAGCTAAAAAAACCTTTGAAGAGCTTGCCCAGACCTTTGATTCAGCTCTGAATGTGTTAAAGGGAAGAGAGAAGTACATCCAAAATCAAGAACCCCAGTATAAACAGTAA
- the spoVAE gene encoding stage V sporulation protein AE, with translation MEKFLWAFIVGGLICVIGQLLLDGLKLTPAHTTSTLVVVGAILGGLGLYEPLVKFAGAGATVPISSFGNSLVKGALKEFETSGPTGVLTGIFQITSAGISAAIIFAFLGALVFKPKG, from the coding sequence ATGGAAAAGTTTTTATGGGCTTTCATAGTGGGTGGTTTAATTTGCGTTATCGGACAACTATTGCTCGATGGATTAAAACTGACACCTGCTCATACGACAAGTACATTAGTTGTTGTGGGAGCAATACTCGGCGGCTTAGGTCTATATGAACCTCTTGTGAAATTTGCTGGTGCCGGAGCAACGGTGCCTATTAGCAGTTTTGGCAATTCTCTAGTAAAGGGTGCTTTAAAAGAATTTGAAACGTCTGGTCCAACAGGGGTTCTAACCGGTATCTTTCAGATTACCAGTGCTGGTATCTCCGCTGCAATCATCTTTGCTTTCTTGGGAGCGCTTGTCTTTAAACCTAAAGGTTAA
- the spoVAD gene encoding stage V sporulation protein AD, with protein sequence MLKGHQTWVFESKPTVIASAAVGGPYEAKGPLAPDFDLLHEDIRLGQDSYEKAEQKLQEQACETAIRKANMKKEDVQFLLSGDLINQIVPSSFSARTLSIPFLGLYGACSTSMEGLSLASLLVDSKSAKNALVCVSSHNAASEKQYRYPTEYGSQKPPTAQWTVTGSGAALVSKQGKGPKVTASTIGRVIDMGLTDPFNMGAAMAPAAVDTLEAHFRDLDRDPSYYDLIATGDLGRVGHRIAGDLLKHHGIDMPEELLTDCGILIYHEDQPVVLAGGSGCGCAAVTTFGHFFNRMRKGELRKILIVATGALLSPMSFQQKESIPCVAHAVSIEI encoded by the coding sequence TTGTTAAAAGGTCATCAAACATGGGTTTTTGAGTCAAAACCTACGGTTATAGCATCAGCTGCAGTGGGTGGCCCCTATGAAGCCAAAGGTCCCCTTGCTCCTGATTTTGACCTCCTCCATGAAGATATCCGACTTGGCCAGGATAGCTATGAAAAAGCAGAACAAAAACTCCAAGAACAGGCTTGTGAGACAGCCATTAGAAAGGCCAATATGAAAAAGGAAGATGTTCAATTTCTTCTGAGTGGAGATTTGATCAACCAGATCGTTCCGAGCAGCTTTTCTGCTCGTACCTTATCCATTCCTTTTCTAGGACTTTATGGTGCTTGCTCTACCTCTATGGAAGGGTTATCATTGGCGTCTCTTCTTGTTGATAGTAAATCTGCTAAGAATGCTTTAGTATGCGTGTCCAGTCATAATGCGGCTTCTGAAAAACAGTACCGATATCCAACAGAGTATGGCTCCCAAAAACCGCCTACAGCCCAATGGACCGTAACCGGCTCCGGCGCCGCTCTAGTTTCTAAGCAAGGAAAAGGTCCTAAAGTGACGGCATCAACCATCGGGCGTGTAATTGATATGGGCCTAACTGACCCTTTCAATATGGGTGCAGCAATGGCTCCCGCAGCAGTGGATACCCTTGAAGCACACTTTAGGGATTTAGATCGAGACCCTAGCTACTATGACCTCATTGCCACAGGTGATCTTGGCAGAGTGGGACATAGAATAGCTGGTGACTTATTAAAGCATCATGGTATCGACATGCCTGAAGAGCTTCTTACAGATTGCGGTATTTTAATATACCACGAGGATCAGCCTGTCGTTTTGGCAGGGGGAAGTGGGTGTGGGTGCGCTGCTGTAACGACCTTTGGGCACTTTTTTAATCGAATGCGTAAGGGGGAATTAAGAAAGATTTTAATTGTTGCTACGGGTGCTCTGCTTTCTCCAATGTCCTTCCAACAGAAAGAAAGTATTCCTTGTGTAGCCCATGCCGTGAGCATAGAGATCTAA
- the spoVAC gene encoding stage V sporulation protein AC: protein MSIKKKKKLTPIQQEYQQFAQAREPKRPILYNCIKAFFIGGLICTLGQGIQMVFIKYFHFSQEKAGNPTVAVIIIITVLLTGLGVFDHIAQYAGAGTVIPITGFANTMASAAIEHQTEGYVLGVGGNMFKLAGPVIVYGVFSAFVVSLVVISLRALGVM, encoded by the coding sequence ATGTCAATTAAAAAGAAAAAAAAGCTTACGCCTATCCAGCAAGAATACCAGCAATTTGCTCAAGCAAGAGAGCCTAAACGACCGATTCTATATAACTGTATAAAGGCATTTTTTATTGGTGGTCTAATATGTACATTAGGTCAAGGAATACAAATGGTCTTTATTAAGTATTTTCATTTTTCTCAAGAAAAAGCAGGTAATCCTACCGTGGCAGTTATTATTATCATAACTGTTTTGTTAACAGGCTTGGGCGTTTTTGATCATATTGCCCAATATGCCGGGGCAGGCACGGTGATTCCAATTACGGGTTTTGCTAATACTATGGCTTCAGCTGCCATTGAGCATCAAACTGAAGGATATGTACTGGGAGTCGGAGGTAATATGTTTAAGCTGGCAGGACCGGTGATTGTTTATGGTGTCTTCTCAGCGTTTGTCGTTTCTCTAGTCGTGATAAGTTTAAGAGCATTGGGTGTGATGTAA
- a CDS encoding DUF421 domain-containing protein — MQEMTLILFKSIALFFLVWAAVRLMGKRNMSQINPFSFISYIVIAIVATLTSINLVNISIGFTTLLIWVVFSIVLDYLSIKSRLMHQLINGREAVLIKHGKIMEENLMRVRMTGEDLLAQLRSKNAFNMADVEFAVMETNGTINPYLKSDKKPVTLHDLEKNSAPQAEPQTVILDGNMLEEPLASLGLNPQWLTTELDKMGVSLENVFLGQVDSSGDLYLDLFDDAVELPQPKVKEMLYATLEKVQADLVTFTLQTEDKKAKKMYSKNQQKLEDLLNKLRPYLLH, encoded by the coding sequence ATGCAGGAAATGACACTGATTCTTTTTAAATCCATTGCTTTATTTTTTTTAGTTTGGGCTGCAGTTAGGCTAATGGGCAAACGAAATATGAGCCAGATTAATCCTTTTAGCTTTATTAGTTATATCGTAATAGCTATTGTTGCGACTCTAACTTCAATAAATCTTGTCAATATATCGATTGGTTTTACCACATTACTCATATGGGTAGTGTTTTCTATTGTATTAGATTATCTCTCAATCAAGAGCAGGCTTATGCACCAGTTAATTAATGGAAGAGAAGCAGTGTTAATAAAACATGGCAAGATCATGGAAGAAAATCTTATGCGTGTACGAATGACAGGAGAAGACCTTTTAGCACAACTCCGTTCTAAGAATGCATTTAACATGGCCGATGTAGAATTTGCGGTAATGGAGACCAACGGCACCATAAATCCTTATTTAAAATCAGACAAAAAACCGGTTACCTTGCACGACCTTGAAAAAAATTCCGCACCTCAAGCGGAACCTCAAACTGTAATCTTAGATGGAAACATGTTGGAAGAACCTCTGGCGTCCTTAGGCCTTAACCCGCAGTGGCTTACAACTGAACTAGATAAAATGGGAGTCTCCCTGGAGAACGTATTTCTCGGACAAGTTGACTCATCGGGGGACTTATACCTAGACCTTTTTGACGATGCCGTTGAACTCCCTCAGCCAAAGGTCAAAGAAATGCTTTATGCCACCCTTGAAAAAGTACAGGCTGATCTAGTAACGTTTACCTTGCAAACAGAAGATAAGAAAGCTAAGAAAATGTATTCAAAAAATCAGCAAAAGCTTGAAGATCTTCTTAACAAATTACGTCCCTACTTGTTACATTAA
- a CDS encoding DUF1657 domain-containing protein yields the protein MTVASQVKQTLASLKGARGTLRVYSTQTRDQAARSMYTDAIEVTSSIIDDLASRLQNLEYEEPQYKGN from the coding sequence ATGACAGTTGCTTCTCAAGTTAAACAGACTCTAGCAAGTTTGAAAGGGGCACGTGGAACCTTAAGGGTATATAGTACTCAAACGAGAGATCAAGCGGCAAGGTCTATGTATACAGATGCAATCGAAGTGACTAGCTCAATCATTGATGATCTGGCAAGTCGATTGCAGAATCTTGAATATGAAGAGCCTCAGTATAAAGGAAACTAA
- the ltaE gene encoding low-specificity L-threonine aldolase — protein sequence MWIDLRSDTVTHPTEEMRQAMAQAEVGDDVYGDDPTVNRLELLASEILGKEAALFVPSGTFGNQVAIMSHTQRGDEILVGEGCHILMHEVGGAAVLSGVQTRSFPTSLGDVTISQLEKMIRGMDIHFPNTGLICMENAHSSGTAVPLETLRAVYRLAKSKNIPVHIDGARIFNGAAALDVDVKELTACADSVNVCLSKGLGAPVGSLLVGGHHFIAKARKNRKLMGGGLRQAGVLAAAGIIALTKMVSRIGEDHKNARYLANRLEEIESCHVYRNRLDINMVFFTLPESVISESALVAGLHNAGIKINGQEDGEYRFVTNYGVSVEDIDKVIETMKRIILH from the coding sequence ATGTGGATTGATCTTAGAAGTGATACCGTAACGCACCCTACGGAAGAAATGCGTCAAGCGATGGCTCAGGCAGAGGTTGGGGATGATGTCTATGGTGATGACCCAACTGTGAACCGCTTAGAATTATTAGCCAGTGAAATCTTGGGAAAAGAGGCTGCGCTATTTGTTCCTTCCGGGACTTTTGGCAATCAAGTGGCTATTATGTCTCATACCCAACGCGGCGATGAAATACTTGTGGGAGAAGGATGCCATATCCTCATGCACGAGGTTGGGGGGGCAGCTGTACTATCCGGCGTTCAAACCAGATCCTTTCCTACCAGCCTGGGTGATGTAACGATTAGTCAGCTGGAGAAAATGATACGGGGTATGGATATTCATTTCCCCAATACCGGGCTTATCTGTATGGAAAATGCTCATTCATCCGGGACTGCCGTTCCTTTAGAAACTTTGAGAGCCGTATATCGCCTGGCTAAATCTAAGAATATTCCGGTTCATATCGACGGAGCCCGCATTTTTAACGGTGCAGCAGCTCTGGACGTGGATGTTAAAGAGCTTACTGCTTGTGCAGATTCAGTCAATGTCTGCTTATCCAAAGGGTTAGGCGCTCCCGTTGGCTCGCTCTTGGTCGGGGGACACCACTTTATTGCTAAAGCCCGCAAAAATCGAAAACTGATGGGCGGAGGACTTCGCCAAGCAGGTGTCCTGGCAGCGGCTGGAATTATTGCCTTAACTAAAATGGTCTCAAGAATAGGTGAAGACCATAAAAATGCCCGTTATCTGGCTAATCGGCTGGAAGAAATCGAATCATGCCATGTCTATCGAAATCGCTTAGATATCAATATGGTATTTTTTACTCTGCCAGAATCGGTTATCAGCGAGTCAGCTCTTGTCGCCGGTTTGCATAATGCGGGGATAAAAATAAACGGCCAAGAGGATGGCGAGTACCGCTTCGTGACAAACTATGGAGTATCCGTTGAGGACATAGACAAAGTTATAGAAACCATGAAAAGAATCATTCTTCATTAG
- a CDS encoding DUF1385 domain-containing protein yields the protein MAVIGGRAHINGITFATDTHVVRGTLSKGSLSIKVQPLPCLQIFSAMDKVPFLRGISKLAKLNLKTFLLMILLFAIPWDWLVPWNDSFISESFWSWLGLLGFFFIMVFLLKPLWQFHGAEHKAFNIYTNGKSLSLSTVKAASRVSERCGTHLAVLLMPIVILLSFETIPLYLFVLALSIGYELFYWNSRSKGYLPISRIAELIQNYIVTAEPTEEQLQLAIATLSKAIDYD from the coding sequence ATGGCAGTTATTGGCGGGCGGGCTCATATTAATGGGATTACTTTTGCCACCGATACACATGTCGTACGCGGAACTCTGTCCAAAGGGAGTTTATCGATCAAAGTTCAACCCTTACCCTGCCTGCAAATATTCTCTGCCATGGACAAAGTCCCTTTTTTGAGAGGCATCTCTAAGCTGGCGAAGCTTAATCTAAAGACGTTTCTCCTTATGATCCTTCTGTTCGCTATTCCCTGGGATTGGCTGGTGCCTTGGAATGATAGTTTCATTTCTGAATCCTTCTGGTCCTGGCTGGGTCTATTGGGATTTTTCTTTATCATGGTATTTCTCTTAAAGCCCCTTTGGCAGTTTCACGGAGCTGAACATAAAGCGTTCAATATCTATACCAATGGAAAAAGTCTCTCTTTAAGTACGGTGAAAGCTGCCAGCAGAGTAAGCGAACGATGTGGAACCCATTTGGCTGTACTATTGATGCCCATTGTCATTTTACTATCTTTTGAGACAATTCCGCTGTACCTATTTGTCTTGGCCTTATCTATTGGTTATGAACTATTTTATTGGAATTCTCGCAGCAAAGGTTACTTGCCAATATCCCGAATTGCGGAACTCATTCAAAACTACATTGTCACTGCTGAACCCACTGAAGAGCAGCTGCAATTGGCCATTGCAACCTTATCTAAAGCCATAGACTATGACTAA
- a CDS encoding APC family permease, with protein sequence MDDSSVREKSIGYWSVVSIGIGGMVGGGIFAVLGLAVKFAKGGTPIAFAIAGLVALVTSYSYARLSVAYPSRGGTVEFLNQAFGSGLAAGGLNILLWLSYVIMLSLYAYAFGSYGAMFFPEASQLIWKHVLISGIVILLTCLNLLNAKVIGEWEEWIVGFKIIILVLFIFAGLASTNMQAIQPSTWTDPFQLIAGGMIIFLAYEGFELIANAAGEMRNPGKTIPKAYYTAVGFVILLYVAIAVVTLGNLPVDQIITAQDYALAAAAKPFLGSFGYTLITIAALLSTASAINATLYGASRVSYTIAKEGELPAVLEKKIWQQPLEGLFITSGLTLIVANFFNLSSISTMGSAGFLIIFGAVNYANYRLFEKTHSRRGISLAGMLLCFAALAILVWQTAREAPSEIWVLIIMVVVSFVIEASYRQVRNKL encoded by the coding sequence ATGGACGATTCGTCAGTTAGAGAAAAGTCTATTGGTTATTGGTCAGTGGTTTCTATTGGTATAGGCGGTATGGTTGGCGGAGGTATTTTTGCAGTACTTGGACTAGCTGTTAAGTTCGCTAAAGGCGGTACGCCTATTGCCTTTGCTATCGCCGGATTAGTCGCTCTTGTAACATCCTACTCTTATGCTAGATTGTCGGTTGCCTACCCAAGTCGAGGCGGTACAGTCGAATTTTTAAATCAGGCCTTTGGCTCCGGATTAGCTGCAGGCGGACTTAATATTTTGCTTTGGTTGAGCTATGTTATCATGCTTTCACTGTATGCCTATGCCTTTGGAAGTTATGGTGCAATGTTTTTTCCTGAAGCATCACAACTCATTTGGAAACATGTCTTAATTAGCGGTATCGTTATTCTCCTGACTTGTTTAAATCTATTAAATGCCAAAGTGATCGGGGAATGGGAAGAATGGATTGTAGGTTTTAAGATAATCATTTTAGTTTTATTTATTTTTGCAGGCTTAGCAAGCACTAATATGCAAGCTATACAGCCGTCAACATGGACAGATCCTTTCCAATTGATTGCCGGAGGTATGATTATTTTTTTAGCCTATGAGGGTTTTGAGCTCATAGCAAACGCAGCCGGGGAAATGCGTAATCCCGGCAAGACCATTCCCAAAGCCTATTATACTGCCGTAGGATTTGTAATCCTTTTATATGTGGCTATTGCTGTAGTGACCCTCGGCAATTTACCCGTCGATCAAATTATAACCGCTCAAGATTATGCTTTAGCTGCTGCAGCTAAACCCTTCTTAGGCAGTTTTGGATATACTCTCATTACAATTGCAGCACTCCTGTCAACGGCCTCAGCCATTAATGCTACCTTATACGGTGCCTCCAGAGTAAGCTATACCATAGCTAAAGAAGGTGAATTGCCGGCAGTACTGGAAAAAAAGATTTGGCAGCAACCTCTTGAAGGGCTTTTTATTACTTCAGGTTTAACTTTGATAGTGGCAAACTTTTTTAACTTATCCAGTATTTCGACCATGGGCAGTGCAGGCTTTCTAATCATCTTTGGAGCTGTTAACTATGCAAACTATCGTCTTTTCGAAAAGACCCATAGTCGCCGGGGAATATCACTAGCCGGTATGCTTTTGTGCTTTGCAGCTCTGGCGATCCTGGTATGGCAAACAGCCAGAGAAGCCCCCTCGGAAATTTGGGTGCTGATTATTATGGTGGTTGTGTCCTTTGTTATTGAAGCAAGCTATCGACAAGTTAGAAATAAACTTTAA